One Brevibacterium spongiae DNA segment encodes these proteins:
- a CDS encoding FAD/NAD(P)-binding protein, with product MNEPERTHAPAVAIIGVGPRGLTILERLVALAAKRFAGSSAEPGTTEPDGTAEPALTIHLIDPYPMGAGIVWRTDQPESLLMNTTIAEQTVFPDASCTFLGPDEEPPGPSMAEWYVAGGGTEPLDSTFPSRALYGRYLRDAYTRIRSNAPACVEIVEHPTKAESVIDLPTLDESDVDTPVPEQLVRCQNGTTIIATAVVLAVGHIPSAQPEERARLAAFAELSNGLYLPQGLPAETPVAEVAPGDRVIVRGMGLNYFDLQTLFTHERGGEYLPQQNGELRYRPSGREPLLALGSRRGIPYRSKPICRDHPRRDWPLRYFTRENVALLAGLDSLEGDGFAEARFNDQLWPLILADLRLAYYHTLSQVRPDAFAGDPGQLREAIAEAVSRHLTRRTWQETHPQAAGRATTQSTSTSRTVPSPRTAASATATDDAARQGRVTREAFAWSEIEEALVPDPTDRMSLHSLLNPLEGELFVSREPGEPGSLHEWMLDFLHTDLHSSLAGPTGHPEKALFPVLWQSRLLLKELIVAGHIDRVSIDMEILGWFEGFVSGICDGPPPQRIAELLALAEAGIVTFIGPDMRIEENTTALADEASDVTGSTVASSDATASTAASTAVARSPRPHPEIFKVTSAQAAGEITGGVVIDAASPTNSVARAADVLLYGMLERGQLTAARLTLDDGREKFLNGLALTPRPYRTIDVEGQAHPRRFALSIQLSSKQWGLAIAANPGVNAATLNDSHAAAEAILDLL from the coding sequence GTGAACGAGCCCGAGAGGACACATGCTCCCGCGGTCGCGATCATCGGCGTCGGACCGCGCGGTCTCACCATCCTCGAACGGCTCGTGGCCCTGGCCGCGAAGCGCTTCGCCGGCTCGTCGGCTGAGCCCGGCACAACCGAGCCCGACGGCACAGCCGAGCCCGCGCTGACCATCCACCTCATCGACCCGTACCCCATGGGTGCGGGCATCGTGTGGCGGACCGATCAGCCCGAGTCTCTGCTGATGAACACCACGATCGCCGAACAGACCGTGTTCCCCGACGCCAGCTGCACCTTCCTCGGCCCCGACGAGGAACCGCCCGGCCCCTCCATGGCCGAGTGGTACGTCGCCGGCGGCGGCACCGAACCGCTTGACTCGACGTTCCCCAGCCGCGCCCTCTACGGCCGCTACCTCCGCGACGCCTACACTCGCATCCGCAGCAATGCACCGGCCTGCGTCGAGATCGTCGAACACCCGACGAAGGCCGAATCCGTCATCGACCTGCCCACGTTGGATGAATCCGACGTTGACACCCCCGTCCCGGAACAGCTCGTGCGCTGCCAGAACGGCACGACGATCATCGCCACCGCCGTGGTGCTCGCCGTCGGCCACATCCCCAGCGCTCAGCCCGAGGAACGCGCCCGGCTGGCGGCGTTCGCCGAACTCAGCAACGGGCTGTACCTGCCGCAGGGGCTGCCGGCAGAGACCCCCGTCGCCGAGGTGGCCCCCGGCGACCGTGTCATCGTCCGCGGTATGGGGCTCAACTACTTCGACCTGCAGACGCTGTTCACCCACGAACGCGGGGGTGAGTACCTCCCGCAGCAGAACGGCGAACTGCGCTACCGACCCAGCGGCCGTGAGCCTCTGCTCGCCCTGGGCTCGCGACGAGGCATTCCGTACCGCAGCAAGCCCATCTGCCGCGACCATCCCCGCAGGGACTGGCCGCTGCGGTACTTCACCAGGGAGAACGTCGCTCTGCTGGCCGGTCTCGACAGTCTCGAGGGTGACGGCTTCGCCGAGGCCAGGTTCAACGATCAGCTGTGGCCGCTCATCCTCGCCGATCTGCGTCTGGCGTACTATCACACGCTGTCCCAGGTCCGCCCCGACGCGTTCGCCGGTGACCCCGGTCAGCTGCGTGAGGCCATCGCCGAGGCGGTCTCCCGCCACCTGACCCGACGCACCTGGCAGGAGACCCACCCACAGGCAGCCGGCCGGGCAACCACCCAATCGACGAGCACGTCCCGGACCGTGCCGAGTCCGCGGACCGCCGCGAGCGCGACAGCCACCGACGATGCCGCCCGGCAGGGGCGCGTCACTCGTGAGGCCTTCGCGTGGTCCGAGATCGAAGAGGCGCTCGTCCCCGATCCGACCGACCGCATGTCGCTGCATTCGCTGCTCAACCCGCTCGAGGGCGAACTCTTCGTCAGTCGCGAACCCGGTGAACCCGGGTCACTGCACGAATGGATGCTCGACTTCCTGCACACCGATCTGCACAGCTCCCTGGCCGGCCCGACGGGCCACCCGGAGAAGGCTCTGTTCCCCGTGCTGTGGCAGTCTCGGCTGCTGCTCAAGGAGCTCATCGTCGCAGGCCACATCGACCGGGTGAGCATCGATATGGAGATCCTCGGCTGGTTCGAGGGCTTCGTCTCCGGAATCTGCGACGGGCCTCCCCCGCAACGCATCGCCGAACTCCTCGCCCTCGCCGAGGCGGGCATCGTGACATTCATCGGCCCGGACATGCGCATCGAGGAGAACACGACTGCTCTCGCAGACGAAGCCTCAGATGTGACTGGCTCGACGGTTGCTTCCTCGGATGCGACTGCCTCGACCGCCGCTTCGACCGCTGTCGCTCGGTCGCCGCGTCCCCACCCGGAGATCTTCAAGGTCACTTCGGCGCAGGCAGCCGGTGAGATCACCGGAGGCGTCGTCATCGACGCTGCCTCCCCAACAAACTCAGTGGCCCGTGCCGCCGATGTGCTGCTGTACGGGATGCTCGAGCGCGGTCAGCTCACCGCTGCCCGCCTGACCTTGGATGATGGACGCGAGAAGTTCCTCAACGGACTCGCTCTCACCCCTCGCCCATACCGGACCATCGACGTCGAAGGGCAGGCGCATCCCCGTCGCTTCGCGCTGTCCATCCAGCTGTCCTCGAAACAGTGGGGTCTGGCGATCGCAGCGAACCCGGGGGTCAACGCCGCCACGCTCAACGACTCTCACGCCGCCGCCGAAGCGATCCTCGACCTCCTCTGA
- a CDS encoding YhgE/Pip family protein encodes MRLERANSKRPVNWLSLLGLVLIPIIVAAGFILATWKSGDRLDTIEAAVVNNDDGAKVDGKTVPIGRQLTSGLVGEEDNNIHWVITDEEDAKQGLSDGTYAAKLTIPEGFSRAVTSVDDAKSATQTQLDVDVSGTAPATDTQISRSVAEVARTTFNTKMTETYLDNIYVGFNKMGDQMKDLGDAAGDLDKGAKGLKEGTDKSASGAGELSKGMDELGKSGGELKTGASDLADGAGELSKGASEMSGGLNKMDKQTSKLPESTQKLADGSGKLSDGVDEYTKSIDEMIKGFSGSGDSGEGGLDDLIDGGKKLDKGAQGVSTGATGLSDGLHQYRDGLKKGADGADQLAASKPDLDALVEAGMMSSDEADQARAEMCPTGTPDQVCQGIEQAYAQGLLNGTSGGLNKAVDGLEQEQNGSSLLGGSDDLADGASELSDGMSKFVTGLEDGLGKLTKGMEDISKNAPKLLKASQGLRDGAAGVADGNQQLADGMPALSKGVGQLADGSSELSDGAGQLSDGLDKYSTGVGKYTDGVSEAATGTGDLAAGLDELDEGTGKYAKGVSKFADGVKDGADEVPTYTSPERDRLSKVASANIEAPNTDGLTNILAGSTIALLIMLALWIGALVTYTVLKPIPASTLLSTKSSFAVWARGLLPGLIVGVLQALVLSILAVTVMDIDAIQGFDIAVLTFVSAIVFMILNFALVAWFGGVGRFLSVIAVVLAVAGRTIGAVPQFFDFVAPILPLTPSMNGFAAIAAGTSGQAAAYGGLLAWAVIGIVMSLLAIVRARTTKPEEALAMA; translated from the coding sequence GTGAGACTCGAACGTGCGAACTCGAAGCGGCCGGTGAACTGGCTCTCCCTCCTCGGCCTCGTCCTCATCCCGATCATCGTGGCGGCCGGATTCATCCTCGCCACCTGGAAGAGTGGGGACCGGCTCGACACCATCGAAGCCGCCGTGGTCAACAATGACGACGGGGCGAAGGTCGACGGCAAGACCGTGCCGATCGGTCGGCAGCTGACCAGCGGACTCGTGGGTGAAGAGGACAACAACATCCACTGGGTCATCACCGACGAGGAAGACGCGAAGCAGGGGCTCTCCGACGGCACCTACGCCGCGAAGCTCACGATCCCCGAAGGCTTCTCCCGCGCTGTGACCTCGGTCGATGACGCGAAGTCGGCCACCCAGACGCAGCTCGACGTCGACGTCTCGGGCACGGCACCGGCCACGGACACGCAGATCTCACGGTCCGTCGCCGAGGTGGCCCGCACGACCTTCAATACGAAGATGACCGAGACCTACCTCGACAACATCTACGTCGGCTTCAACAAGATGGGCGACCAGATGAAGGACCTCGGCGACGCCGCCGGGGATCTCGACAAGGGGGCGAAGGGTCTCAAGGAGGGCACCGACAAGTCCGCGAGCGGTGCCGGCGAACTGTCCAAGGGCATGGATGAGCTGGGCAAGTCCGGAGGCGAGCTGAAGACCGGTGCCTCCGACCTCGCCGACGGCGCCGGCGAACTGTCGAAGGGCGCCTCGGAGATGTCCGGGGGCCTGAACAAGATGGACAAGCAGACCTCGAAGCTGCCCGAGAGCACGCAGAAGCTCGCCGACGGTTCCGGGAAGCTCTCCGACGGCGTCGACGAATACACGAAGTCCATCGACGAGATGATCAAGGGCTTCTCCGGCTCAGGCGACTCCGGCGAGGGCGGACTCGACGACCTCATCGACGGCGGCAAGAAACTCGACAAGGGCGCGCAGGGCGTGTCCACGGGTGCCACCGGTCTCTCCGACGGACTGCACCAGTACCGGGATGGGCTGAAGAAGGGCGCTGACGGTGCCGACCAGCTCGCCGCGTCGAAGCCCGACCTCGACGCGCTGGTCGAGGCGGGCATGATGAGTTCCGACGAGGCAGACCAGGCGCGGGCCGAGATGTGCCCGACCGGTACCCCCGACCAGGTCTGCCAGGGCATCGAGCAGGCCTATGCTCAAGGGTTGCTCAACGGCACCTCGGGCGGACTCAACAAGGCCGTCGACGGGCTCGAACAGGAGCAGAACGGCTCCTCGCTGCTCGGCGGGTCCGATGACCTCGCCGACGGCGCCTCGGAGCTCAGCGACGGGATGTCGAAGTTCGTCACGGGACTCGAGGACGGCCTCGGGAAGCTGACGAAGGGCATGGAGGACATCTCGAAGAACGCTCCGAAGCTGCTCAAGGCCTCGCAGGGGCTGAGGGACGGAGCCGCCGGCGTCGCCGACGGCAATCAGCAGCTCGCCGATGGGATGCCTGCCCTGTCCAAGGGAGTCGGGCAGCTCGCGGACGGTTCGTCGGAGCTCTCCGATGGTGCCGGTCAGCTCAGCGACGGACTCGACAAGTACAGCACCGGCGTCGGCAAATACACCGACGGCGTCTCCGAAGCCGCGACCGGCACCGGTGACCTGGCAGCCGGGCTCGACGAGCTCGACGAAGGCACCGGGAAGTACGCGAAGGGCGTGAGCAAGTTCGCTGACGGAGTCAAGGACGGAGCGGACGAAGTGCCGACCTACACGTCTCCGGAACGTGACCGGCTGTCGAAGGTCGCCTCGGCGAACATCGAGGCTCCGAACACGGACGGCCTGACGAACATTCTGGCCGGGTCGACGATCGCGCTGCTCATCATGCTTGCACTGTGGATCGGTGCGCTCGTCACCTACACGGTGCTCAAACCGATCCCGGCCTCGACCCTGCTGTCGACGAAGTCCTCGTTCGCCGTCTGGGCGCGTGGCCTGCTGCCCGGCCTCATCGTCGGTGTGCTGCAGGCGCTCGTGCTCTCGATCCTCGCGGTGACCGTCATGGACATCGACGCGATCCAGGGCTTCGACATCGCGGTGCTCACCTTCGTCTCAGCGATCGTGTTCATGATCCTCAACTTCGCGCTCGTGGCGTGGTTCGGCGGTGTGGGCAGGTTCCTGTCGGTGATCGCCGTGGTCCTCGCCGTGGCCGGGCGGACGATCGGCGCGGTGCCGCAGTTCTTCGACTTCGTGGCCCCGATCCTGCCGCTGACCCCGTCGATGAACGGCTTCGCCGCAATCGCCGCGGGCACCTCGGGACAGGCCGCGGCCTACGGCGGACTGTTGGCCTGGGCGGTCATCGGCATCGTGATGTCGCTGCTCGCGATCGTCCGGGCACGGACCACGAAGCCCGAAGAGGCCCTCGCCATGGCGTGA
- a CDS encoding MMPL family transporter, whose protein sequence is MSTFLYALGRRAYRAPWRFIAAWLLIFVLIGAGVAAFAKDFDNDFTLPGSEAQTALDSMKSTFPEAAGVAASVIVVADDGDKVTDEKYKDAIDDEVKRLEDLPHVDTVTSPYSDLVEGAISKDDSAAMISVQYDGTQQDVGEDAGDNLLDALDPLREALPGAQVEGGGELFQITGVEISWVEGVGVVIAFIVLLLTLGSFRAAGMPLLTALIGVGISVLLIVGGTAFATINSSSIMLALMLGLAVGIDYALFIVSRARALLAEGHEPIEATGRAVATAGSAVVFAGMTVMIALLGLSLAGIPFLTIMGIGASGSVAVAVLISLTMIPALLGLVKSKITPKPTKRYRKAYAAASARHSESDAAQAKIADDARAEAGEPYPETIMNRFFAGWLKVVTKIPLLTIVVIVGGLALFAIPATQLQLSLPTAGDQEQGSPARATYDLIDEHFGPGYNGPLVMTSQIVTSDDPLGDVEDIEKRIEKVDGVEQVIMATPNRDATTALFQIIPTTASDDPATLDTVDRLRELSTEIEDDYDFDTAVTGATAIQIDVSDQLGKALLPFGIFVVGLSIILLMMVFRSIAVPLKATGGFLLSVFASFGTVVLVFHDGYFAAPLGIDSTGPVISFLPIIVMGILFGLAMDYEVFLVSGMREAYVHGSSARDAIKAGFASSARVVSAAAVIMFSVFAAFVPAGEPIIKSIALALASGIFVDAFLVRMSLVPAIMQLLGDKAWWLPKWLDRILPRLDVEGEGLAHEVALRDWPEPDSDYRVYGRGIGVYSGARGFARVDISLLPGQILVASGAARKALLLAVSGRVGLTAGEMKIGEHVLPEHAGRVRRQVPYFDLTRGEVDQAISSREISRMAASAPDLLIIDGAEHLAQGARDSAGTGRDLRDLLPQLVADGTTVVLGLPDGDVTGLLSPETNYFHLDLDQARPDEQGGTDSEPGGEHTHAADSTNMEGVQS, encoded by the coding sequence GTGTCAACTTTCCTCTACGCCCTGGGGCGTCGTGCGTATCGCGCCCCATGGCGGTTCATCGCCGCCTGGCTGCTCATCTTCGTCCTCATCGGGGCGGGCGTCGCCGCCTTCGCCAAGGACTTCGACAACGACTTCACGCTGCCCGGGTCCGAAGCGCAGACCGCGCTCGACTCGATGAAGTCGACCTTCCCCGAGGCGGCCGGAGTCGCGGCCTCAGTCATCGTCGTCGCCGATGACGGCGACAAAGTCACGGATGAGAAGTACAAGGACGCGATCGATGATGAGGTGAAGCGACTCGAAGACCTCCCGCACGTCGACACGGTGACCTCCCCGTACTCCGACCTCGTCGAGGGCGCCATCAGCAAGGACGACTCGGCGGCCATGATCTCCGTCCAGTACGACGGCACCCAGCAGGACGTCGGCGAGGACGCCGGCGACAACCTCCTCGACGCCCTCGACCCGCTGCGCGAAGCCCTGCCCGGAGCACAGGTCGAAGGCGGCGGCGAACTCTTCCAGATCACCGGCGTCGAGATCTCCTGGGTCGAAGGCGTCGGAGTCGTCATCGCCTTCATCGTCCTCCTGCTCACCCTCGGTTCCTTCCGCGCCGCCGGAATGCCGCTGCTGACCGCACTCATCGGCGTCGGCATCTCCGTCCTCCTCATCGTCGGAGGCACGGCGTTCGCGACGATCAACTCCTCGTCGATCATGCTCGCACTCATGCTCGGTCTGGCCGTGGGCATCGACTATGCCCTGTTCATCGTCTCCCGCGCCCGAGCCCTGCTCGCCGAAGGGCACGAGCCCATCGAGGCGACCGGACGTGCCGTCGCCACAGCCGGATCCGCCGTCGTCTTCGCCGGCATGACAGTGATGATCGCCCTGCTCGGCCTGTCGCTGGCCGGCATCCCCTTCCTCACCATCATGGGCATCGGCGCCTCCGGATCGGTGGCCGTGGCAGTGCTCATCTCGCTGACGATGATCCCGGCGCTGCTCGGCCTCGTGAAATCCAAGATCACCCCGAAGCCGACGAAGCGCTACCGGAAGGCCTACGCGGCCGCCTCGGCGCGTCACAGCGAATCGGATGCCGCCCAGGCGAAGATCGCCGACGACGCCCGCGCCGAGGCAGGGGAGCCGTACCCGGAGACGATCATGAACAGGTTCTTCGCCGGGTGGCTCAAGGTCGTGACGAAGATTCCGCTGCTGACGATCGTCGTCATCGTCGGCGGACTCGCGCTCTTCGCGATCCCCGCCACCCAGCTCCAGCTGTCCCTGCCGACGGCCGGCGACCAGGAGCAGGGCTCCCCGGCCCGCGCGACCTACGACCTCATCGACGAACACTTCGGACCCGGCTACAACGGACCGCTGGTGATGACGAGCCAGATCGTGACCAGCGACGACCCGCTCGGGGACGTCGAGGACATCGAGAAGCGCATCGAGAAGGTCGACGGCGTCGAACAGGTCATCATGGCCACCCCGAACCGGGACGCCACGACCGCTCTGTTCCAGATCATCCCGACCACCGCCTCGGACGACCCGGCCACGCTGGACACCGTGGACCGGCTGCGGGAGCTGAGCACGGAGATCGAGGACGACTATGACTTCGACACCGCTGTCACCGGAGCCACGGCGATCCAGATCGACGTCTCCGATCAGCTCGGCAAGGCGCTGCTGCCGTTCGGCATCTTCGTCGTCGGACTCTCCATCATCCTGCTCATGATGGTCTTCCGGTCGATCGCGGTGCCGCTCAAGGCCACCGGCGGCTTCCTTCTGTCCGTCTTCGCCTCCTTCGGCACCGTCGTCCTCGTCTTCCACGACGGGTACTTCGCCGCACCGCTGGGCATCGACTCGACGGGACCGGTGATCAGCTTCCTGCCGATCATCGTCATGGGCATCCTCTTCGGCCTGGCCATGGACTACGAGGTCTTCCTCGTCTCCGGCATGCGCGAAGCCTACGTTCATGGGTCCTCGGCCAGAGACGCCATCAAGGCTGGTTTCGCCTCATCGGCCAGAGTCGTCTCCGCGGCCGCGGTCATCATGTTCTCCGTCTTCGCAGCCTTCGTCCCCGCCGGCGAACCGATCATCAAATCGATCGCGCTCGCCCTGGCCTCGGGCATCTTCGTCGACGCGTTCCTCGTGCGCATGTCACTGGTGCCCGCGATCATGCAGCTCCTCGGCGACAAGGCCTGGTGGCTGCCGAAATGGCTCGACCGGATCCTGCCCAGGCTCGACGTCGAAGGCGAAGGACTCGCCCACGAGGTGGCCCTGCGCGACTGGCCGGAACCGGACTCGGACTACCGAGTCTACGGCCGTGGCATCGGCGTGTACTCAGGTGCGCGCGGATTCGCCCGCGTCGACATCTCCCTGCTGCCCGGCCAGATCCTCGTCGCCAGCGGCGCAGCCCGCAAGGCCCTCCTGCTCGCCGTCTCCGGCCGGGTCGGGCTCACAGCGGGGGAGATGAAGATCGGCGAGCACGTCCTGCCCGAACACGCCGGACGGGTTCGGCGCCAAGTGCCGTACTTCGACCTCACCCGGGGTGAAGTCGACCAGGCGATCAGCTCACGTGAGATCTCACGGATGGCCGCCTCGGCGCCGGATCTGCTCATCATCGACGGCGCCGAGCACCTCGCGCAGGGGGCTCGGGACTCGGCCGGGACCGGTCGGGATCTGCGCGATCTGCTCCCGCAGCTCGTCGCCGACGGCACCACCGTCGTCCTCGGTCTGCCCGACGGCGATGTGACCGGTCTCCTCAGCCCCGAAACGAACTACTTCCACCTCGACCTCGATCAGGCCAGGCCCGACGAGCAAGGCGGAACCGACAGCGAACCCGGCGGCGAACACACCCACGCCGCTGACAGCACCAACATGGAAGGCGTGCAGTCGTGA
- a CDS encoding TetR/AcrR family transcriptional regulator encodes MNTDELSPRRRQTRSTLVHAGTSVFAVRGIDGASIEEICEAGGLTRGAFYSNFSSRDDLVLAIIEMRTEENLDRLDETIQRWTEQLTNTTEVPEIKALMTRFIDDVFNEKKQTVAETITEQEIELYCLRVPHLYARYVELNASQLGRLSALVATALEVAGATTKQPISEFLTVIISVFNRIALTAAAGKEMHEYVDIDPSLIVDVLMHLIDFSPCETD; translated from the coding sequence ATGAACACAGACGAACTCAGCCCGCGCAGACGCCAGACCCGCTCGACCCTCGTTCACGCCGGGACCTCGGTGTTCGCCGTGCGCGGCATCGACGGGGCGTCGATCGAGGAGATCTGCGAGGCCGGAGGGCTGACCCGCGGGGCCTTCTACTCGAACTTCTCCAGCCGCGACGACCTCGTGCTCGCCATCATCGAGATGCGCACCGAAGAGAACCTCGACCGTCTCGATGAGACGATCCAGCGGTGGACCGAACAGCTGACGAACACCACAGAGGTGCCCGAGATCAAGGCGCTGATGACGCGATTCATCGACGATGTCTTCAATGAGAAGAAGCAGACGGTGGCCGAGACCATCACCGAGCAGGAGATCGAGCTCTACTGCCTGCGGGTCCCGCACCTCTACGCCCGCTACGTCGAACTCAACGCCTCGCAGCTCGGTCGGCTCTCAGCATTGGTGGCCACGGCCCTTGAGGTCGCCGGAGCCACGACGAAGCAGCCGATCTCCGAATTCCTCACCGTCATCATCTCCGTGTTCAACCGAATTGCGCTGACCGCGGCGGCGGGCAAGGAGATGCACGAATACGTCGACATCGACCCGAGCCTCATCGTCGACGTCCTCATGCACCTCATCGACTTCAGCCCCTGCGAAACCGACTGA
- a CDS encoding C45 family autoproteolytic acyltransferase/hydolase produces the protein MTTQFVPAAEVRPETFTVHADDHRERGHRRGQMLATGIASTLTAYRRYFDHLSIAEADVRSAATSSLARLREWSPTDAEEVAAVAEGAGIAVAELMEIIARTEIMTLAEAAPTECSTVSFTDPGASVAAQNWDWAADFSTLWHVNDVGSVAGQHRHVGIAEFGMLGKIGLNEAGVGVLLNILKHTGDEPGGVPIHMILNRVLSRASTLTEALEIIHSAPTSSSSIITVITAEAAVQVEIAGDRKRERRARAAHAADGETGQSGFLIHTNHFLHPDLLDGALELRPDSTSQARYRHLAEAVVRFEAERALAGGEEAAASGAASSDSTAATDGERHAAVTVADLTKLLTTGPGEAPVSCTPAPDAPYGDRSATLVSVRIDPARKQIDLAPGSPADGLRGNRRFQL, from the coding sequence ATGACCACCCAGTTCGTCCCCGCCGCCGAGGTGCGGCCCGAGACCTTCACCGTCCACGCCGACGATCACCGTGAGCGCGGTCACCGGCGCGGGCAGATGCTGGCCACCGGCATCGCCTCCACGCTCACCGCCTACCGGCGGTACTTCGACCACCTGTCCATCGCCGAGGCGGACGTGCGCTCCGCCGCGACGTCGAGCCTCGCACGGCTGAGGGAATGGTCACCGACCGACGCCGAGGAGGTCGCCGCCGTGGCCGAAGGCGCGGGCATCGCGGTCGCCGAGCTCATGGAGATCATCGCCCGCACCGAGATCATGACCCTGGCCGAGGCCGCCCCGACCGAATGCTCGACCGTGAGCTTCACCGATCCCGGCGCCTCGGTGGCCGCCCAGAACTGGGACTGGGCCGCGGACTTCTCCACCCTGTGGCACGTCAACGACGTCGGCTCCGTGGCTGGTCAGCACCGTCATGTGGGGATCGCCGAGTTCGGCATGCTCGGCAAGATCGGCCTCAACGAAGCAGGCGTCGGAGTCCTGCTCAACATCCTCAAGCACACCGGCGACGAGCCCGGGGGAGTGCCGATCCACATGATCCTCAACCGGGTGCTCAGCCGGGCGAGCACCCTGACCGAAGCGCTGGAGATCATCCACTCGGCCCCGACCTCATCCTCGTCGATCATCACGGTCATCACCGCCGAGGCGGCCGTCCAGGTCGAGATCGCCGGTGACCGCAAACGCGAACGCCGGGCCCGGGCGGCCCACGCGGCCGACGGAGAGACGGGGCAGTCCGGATTCCTCATCCACACGAACCATTTCCTCCACCCCGACCTGCTCGACGGGGCGCTCGAACTGCGCCCCGACTCGACCTCACAGGCCCGGTACCGTCACCTCGCCGAGGCGGTTGTGCGCTTCGAAGCCGAACGTGCCTTGGCAGGTGGTGAGGAGGCCGCGGCCAGCGGCGCAGCCTCGTCCGACAGCACCGCTGCGACGGACGGAGAGAGACACGCCGCCGTCACGGTCGCAGACCTCACGAAGCTCCTGACGACCGGACCGGGCGAGGCACCCGTCAGCTGCACTCCGGCACCCGATGCCCCCTACGGCGATCGCTCGGCGACGCTGGTGAGTGTGCGCATCGATCCGGCCCGGAAGCAGATCGATCTAGCGCCCGGCTCACCGGCCGACGGGCTGCGCGGAAACCGCCGCTTCCAGCTCTGA
- a CDS encoding MBL fold metallo-hydrolase, whose product MAIETLSSRQSAAWKDRVLPPVEKVAEGVWAAPVPIPNNPLVYTYCYAIADGSGVVLIDPGWDGKDQYLALTSALADLGFKPTDIHGIAITHYHRDHIGLVPALLAKNPSAWIAMHGEDLRSIKRFYTNAVDLGTGIDPNINIARAYGVPEDRWGEVESLQVGSSRAKDANEAGGAKDPKREALSFYQQALRQMPETVRVLDDGTELPLADGTVRALWTPGHTYGHSAFVRDDDNLLFSGDHVLPTITPNIGLDSGAITHSLGDYLRSLEKIAQLDEDVSVLPAHGFRFSGLHDRKAELVDHHHERLDEIRARMEATDDHSVYSIAQGLHWSRGFDSLHNFNLFAALAETAAHMHYLGIDLGVGSLVGNR is encoded by the coding sequence ATGGCGATCGAAACGCTCAGTTCCCGACAGTCGGCGGCATGGAAGGACCGGGTTCTGCCCCCGGTCGAAAAGGTCGCCGAAGGCGTCTGGGCCGCGCCGGTTCCGATCCCGAACAACCCGCTCGTCTACACCTACTGCTATGCCATCGCCGATGGCTCCGGTGTCGTCCTCATCGACCCGGGCTGGGACGGCAAGGATCAGTACCTGGCCCTCACCTCGGCGCTCGCCGACCTCGGTTTCAAACCCACAGACATCCACGGCATCGCGATCACGCACTACCACCGGGACCACATCGGGCTCGTGCCCGCGCTGCTGGCGAAGAATCCCAGTGCCTGGATCGCCATGCACGGTGAGGACCTGCGCTCCATCAAGCGCTTCTACACCAACGCCGTCGACCTCGGCACCGGCATCGACCCGAACATCAACATCGCCCGCGCCTACGGAGTCCCCGAAGACCGCTGGGGAGAGGTCGAGAGCCTGCAGGTCGGCTCGAGCCGTGCGAAGGACGCGAACGAAGCCGGCGGCGCCAAAGACCCGAAACGCGAAGCCCTGAGCTTCTACCAGCAGGCCCTGCGCCAGATGCCGGAGACGGTCCGCGTCCTCGACGACGGCACCGAACTGCCGCTGGCCGACGGCACGGTGCGGGCACTGTGGACTCCAGGCCACACATACGGGCACTCGGCATTCGTCCGCGACGACGACAATCTGCTGTTCTCCGGCGACCATGTGCTGCCGACGATCACGCCGAACATCGGGCTCGATTCCGGGGCGATCACGCACAGCCTCGGCGACTATCTGCGGTCGTTGGAGAAGATCGCACAGCTCGACGAGGACGTGTCGGTGCTGCCCGCCCACGGGTTCCGCTTCAGCGGACTCCACGACCGCAAGGCAGAGCTCGTCGACCACCACCACGAACGCCTCGACGAGATCCGGGCGCGGATGGAAGCCACCGACGATCACAGCGTCTACTCGATCGCGCAGGGCCTGCACTGGTCACGCGGATTCGACAGCCTCCACAACTTCAATCTCTTCGCCGCCCTTGCCGAAACCGCCGCACACATGCATTATCTCGGTATCGACCTCGGCGTCGGTTCCCTCGTCGGCAACAGATGA